Proteins encoded in a region of the Geovibrio ferrireducens genome:
- a CDS encoding methyl-accepting chemotaxis protein, with protein sequence MFMKIYEYLEKHFFDSISKKIIGNVGFLILLNLITVTTLYMREKSFSAHAGIPEMESFLNGSLLIIAVMLCLSIGAGTFIILFMRHLFIRPVKAMIHVFESTDTNSSDISCSLPKMSYDEFRQMAESYDSFMDHLRRNICISRNIGIEVAIGGERVSKAVDFATGSINKQNEMAELIYTASEQSTTAINEIAINSQEISSSTTTNLESAKDISVRLEEASGEISQVGSMLGTFGNTVDALSNNSANIKQIISLIKDISEQTNLLALNAAIEAARAGEHGRGFAVVADEVRKLAERVKDATDEIEHNVSDMITLVKNTEKETEVIVSYTENTKNVVTESATKFVTMVNDFERNNAQLMTIASAIEELSVTNSEVHENIVSIRELSNQVAHMMTETRSSTNTLRDEAEELQEIMATFKTGRGEFEKIAAELSVFRNEIQTSLEKLAEKGINVFDENCSAIKNTFPQKYDISYRNAFKSEIQSKLDSILRRMPQLIYSVPVTRKGYLPVHHSEFSRELTGNKDTDLKFSRHMKIYFGSLAEKKRAQNQKPILLQTVIRDTGEVFNDISMPIYIKGKHWGALISGIMPEEIKK encoded by the coding sequence ATGTTTATGAAGATCTATGAATATCTTGAGAAACACTTCTTTGATTCAATATCCAAAAAAATTATCGGTAATGTCGGCTTTCTGATTCTTCTGAATTTAATTACCGTAACAACTTTATATATGAGGGAAAAGTCATTCTCAGCCCATGCAGGCATACCGGAAATGGAATCCTTTCTTAACGGCTCACTGCTTATTATAGCTGTAATGCTCTGTCTCAGCATCGGAGCAGGTACGTTCATTATATTATTCATGCGCCACCTGTTTATCCGACCGGTAAAAGCCATGATCCATGTTTTTGAAAGTACAGATACAAACTCCAGCGACATTTCCTGCTCACTGCCGAAAATGAGTTATGACGAATTCAGACAAATGGCTGAAAGCTATGACTCCTTTATGGATCACCTTCGCAGAAACATATGTATTTCGAGGAACATAGGCATTGAGGTCGCAATAGGCGGTGAAAGGGTCAGTAAGGCTGTTGACTTTGCCACAGGCAGCATTAACAAACAGAACGAAATGGCAGAGCTTATCTACACAGCAAGCGAACAGTCCACAACAGCAATTAACGAGATCGCCATAAACTCACAGGAAATATCATCATCCACAACCACAAACCTTGAAAGCGCAAAGGATATTTCTGTGCGGCTTGAGGAAGCCAGCGGTGAAATATCGCAGGTCGGCTCCATGCTGGGAACCTTCGGAAATACAGTTGATGCCCTTTCCAACAACTCGGCAAATATTAAGCAAATCATCTCACTGATTAAGGATATATCGGAACAGACAAACCTGCTTGCCCTTAACGCCGCTATAGAAGCCGCCAGAGCAGGTGAACACGGCAGAGGCTTTGCCGTGGTTGCTGATGAGGTGCGCAAGCTCGCGGAAAGGGTCAAAGATGCCACCGATGAAATTGAGCATAATGTCAGTGACATGATCACTCTGGTCAAGAACACCGAAAAAGAAACAGAGGTTATTGTCAGTTACACTGAAAACACTAAGAATGTTGTTACCGAATCAGCCACTAAATTTGTTACAATGGTAAATGACTTCGAAAGAAACAACGCACAGCTTATGACCATCGCATCCGCCATTGAGGAACTTTCCGTAACAAACAGCGAAGTGCATGAAAATATAGTCAGCATAAGGGAACTGAGCAATCAGGTTGCACATATGATGACAGAAACCAGAAGCAGCACAAATACTCTGCGCGATGAAGCGGAAGAGCTTCAGGAAATCATGGCCACATTCAAGACCGGAAGGGGCGAGTTTGAAAAAATTGCCGCTGAGCTTTCGGTTTTCAGGAATGAGATTCAGACAAGCCTTGAAAAGCTTGCTGAAAAAGGCATCAATGTATTTGATGAAAACTGTTCAGCCATCAAGAACACTTTCCCGCAGAAATACGATATTTCATACAGAAACGCCTTTAAAAGCGAGATTCAGAGCAAGCTCGACAGCATCCTCCGCAGGATGCCCCAGCTTATCTACTCTGTGCCTGTAACCAGAAAAGGCTATCTTCCTGTGCACCATTCGGAGTTTTCAAGGGAACTTACGGGAAACAAAGATACTGACCTGAAATTCAGCCGCCATATGAAAATTTACTTCGGTTCACTGGCTGAGAAAAAGCGGGCACAAAACCAGAAGCCCATACTTCTCCAGACTGTTATAAGGGACACTGGCGAAGTATTTAACGACATCTCCATGCCTATTTACATTAAAGGCAAACACTGGGGAGCGCTTATAAGCGGTATAATGCCGGAAGAAATCAAGAAATAG
- a CDS encoding glycosyltransferase family 9 protein, with amino-acid sequence MPENILLVWIGKIGDFVVSTAFIRALRKKYPDAHITIVLSDFVAELAGTVPELDKIIVFPKKKIARNLLPFIRTYFGRKWDLCIDLNPSRSTSAGWLTRLSGAQRRVSSYNENCEKFYTEMINVGVNKDHMLDIYRQFAEYFDAGAEFDYKLSIAFSDADMKAAEEIMAKMGINKDDKFAVVHPGNFTKPRSCWAADKFAALTAYIAEHSEFRPVFISGPGENEKVEAIISASGVICPMAPNMPLSVLAAFLSHASMFIGNSTGTLHIAEAVGVPTLSFNRAYSYDVWRPISPGSVAIRGPEKEIGSLPYETGLEGLKKLFELNGFSFR; translated from the coding sequence ATGCCTGAGAATATTTTATTGGTATGGATAGGTAAAATAGGGGATTTTGTTGTTTCCACAGCTTTTATAAGAGCTTTGCGCAAAAAATATCCGGATGCTCATATAACCATTGTTCTGAGTGACTTTGTTGCGGAACTGGCGGGTACAGTACCGGAGCTTGATAAAATAATTGTCTTTCCCAAAAAGAAAATAGCAAGAAATCTCCTCCCTTTCATAAGAACATATTTCGGAAGAAAGTGGGATCTTTGTATAGACCTCAATCCCAGCCGCTCCACCTCTGCCGGCTGGCTCACACGGCTTTCCGGAGCACAGAGACGGGTTTCATCATACAATGAAAACTGTGAGAAATTTTATACAGAAATGATAAATGTGGGTGTAAATAAGGACCATATGCTCGATATTTACAGGCAGTTTGCCGAATATTTTGATGCAGGTGCAGAGTTTGACTACAAGCTTTCCATAGCCTTTTCTGATGCGGATATGAAAGCAGCAGAAGAGATAATGGCGAAAATGGGAATAAACAAGGACGATAAATTTGCCGTTGTTCATCCGGGCAACTTCACAAAACCCCGCTCATGCTGGGCTGCGGATAAATTTGCCGCACTCACGGCTTATATTGCAGAACATTCTGAATTCAGACCTGTTTTCATATCAGGCCCCGGTGAGAATGAAAAAGTAGAGGCAATAATCTCTGCATCTGGTGTTATCTGTCCTATGGCTCCGAATATGCCTCTGTCTGTTCTTGCTGCGTTTTTGAGCCATGCTTCCATGTTCATAGGCAACTCGACAGGAACGCTGCATATTGCTGAGGCAGTGGGAGTGCCCACACTGAGCTTTAACAGGGCTTATTCCTATGATGTCTGGCGCCCGATTTCCCCCGGATCCGTTGCAATAAGAGGACCTGAAAAAGAGATAGGCAGCCTCCCTTACGAAACGGGTCTGGAAGGGCTTAAGAAACTTTTTGAGCTTAACGGTTTCAGCTTCAGATAA
- a CDS encoding TolC family outer membrane protein translates to MAQTAQFMPLQEVLKDIVKTNPEVLEALKRYQTVKSELGMAKSGYRPNISAEASIGPEVTKGYDTNYESEDLIARRAGIYARQNLFNGMHTSNYVKETESRVKAAAYDVLNTANRVFLEAAEAYLEVLKTAELVELARQNVITQAQILKQIKEKTDSGFGRASDLSNSESRFALSRSNFISQQQDLNQAIVKFHRQFGRILRPEVFIVPEPEGTLPSTKEEAVDMALHVHPALRVANYNIEVRKYTLSKDKSAYWPSLDLELQAEHSNDVGGDDGWTNNAGAFLKLSYTLYDGGIRKARKAGNYESMLKEYQRSYIERRNVNETVGLAWNIFIAEQTKKLFLTEHVDMSEKTLVEFKEEYHLGRRTLLELLDIETEYFTAQNSFVQSKFSFLTSYYRLAQATGMLLNEFETGLFEKVDLKDYKDEFDYALYKKLGEDRDKDTVKDTADQCDNSLLNSDTLPWGCFDKRGLEVGYNVPEKIEPYILPKEQRPAVKEQRVLAIDESKKEQSFHLDIINFNFDSAELTPEAREYLKTIAGQLKALKDYKLEIVGHTDISGTRRYNQQLSEKRAETVVNELAALGVDKNIMTSYGKGSASPIVSNQTLEGRQKNRRIEFKLIRN, encoded by the coding sequence ATGGCTCAGACTGCTCAGTTCATGCCTCTTCAGGAGGTACTGAAAGATATTGTTAAAACAAACCCGGAAGTTCTTGAAGCTCTGAAAAGGTACCAGACGGTCAAATCAGAACTCGGAATGGCCAAAAGCGGCTACAGACCTAACATAAGCGCTGAAGCCAGCATCGGGCCGGAAGTCACAAAAGGCTACGACACCAATTATGAAAGTGAAGACCTTATCGCAAGAAGAGCAGGAATATATGCGCGCCAGAACCTCTTTAACGGAATGCACACTTCAAATTATGTTAAAGAGACTGAATCACGCGTAAAAGCAGCAGCTTATGATGTCCTCAATACTGCGAACAGGGTTTTTCTGGAAGCAGCGGAAGCTTATCTGGAAGTTCTGAAAACTGCAGAACTGGTTGAACTGGCCAGACAGAATGTTATTACGCAGGCTCAGATACTTAAACAGATAAAAGAAAAAACTGATTCCGGCTTCGGAAGGGCATCTGATCTTTCCAACTCAGAATCACGCTTCGCACTCTCCAGAAGCAACTTCATCTCTCAGCAGCAGGATCTTAATCAGGCAATAGTGAAATTCCACAGGCAGTTCGGCCGCATCCTCAGACCGGAAGTGTTCATAGTGCCCGAACCTGAGGGAACCCTTCCTTCCACAAAAGAAGAAGCTGTTGATATGGCTCTTCATGTGCATCCTGCCCTCCGTGTTGCAAACTATAACATAGAGGTAAGGAAGTACACTCTCTCCAAAGACAAATCAGCCTATTGGCCTTCACTTGACCTCGAACTTCAGGCTGAACACAGCAACGATGTCGGCGGTGATGACGGCTGGACAAACAACGCAGGAGCTTTCCTGAAACTCAGCTACACTTTATATGACGGCGGCATAAGAAAAGCACGCAAAGCCGGCAACTATGAATCAATGCTTAAAGAGTATCAGAGAAGCTACATCGAACGCAGAAATGTCAATGAGACAGTCGGCCTTGCATGGAACATTTTTATCGCTGAGCAGACAAAGAAACTGTTCCTCACCGAACACGTTGACATGAGCGAAAAAACCCTTGTTGAGTTTAAAGAGGAATATCACCTCGGCAGAAGAACTCTTCTTGAGCTGCTTGATATTGAAACAGAATATTTCACTGCGCAGAACTCATTTGTTCAGTCAAAATTCTCTTTCCTGACATCATACTACAGGCTTGCTCAGGCAACAGGCATGCTTCTCAACGAGTTTGAAACCGGTCTCTTCGAAAAAGTGGATCTCAAAGACTACAAAGACGAATTTGACTACGCTCTTTACAAAAAACTCGGCGAAGACAGAGATAAGGATACAGTGAAGGACACTGCTGACCAGTGCGACAACTCACTGCTTAATTCTGACACTCTGCCTTGGGGCTGCTTTGATAAGAGAGGTCTTGAAGTAGGCTATAATGTTCCTGAAAAAATAGAGCCTTATATCCTCCCGAAAGAGCAAAGACCCGCAGTCAAAGAACAGAGAGTTCTTGCCATAGACGAATCGAAAAAGGAACAGTCCTTCCATCTGGACATAATCAATTTCAACTTCGACTCAGCAGAACTCACACCTGAAGCGCGCGAGTATCTTAAAACCATAGCCGGACAGCTTAAAGCGCTTAAAGACTACAAACTTGAAATAGTCGGCCACACCGATATTTCCGGTACAAGAAGATATAACCAGCAACTTTCCGAAAAAAGGGCAGAAACAGTGGTGAATGAACTTGCGGCTCTGGGTGTTGATAAAAATATCATGACATCCTACGGCAAAGGAAGCGCATCACCTATCGTCAGCAACCAGACCCTTGAAGGAAGACAGAAAAACAGACGTATAGAGTTTAAGCTTATCAGAAACTGA
- a CDS encoding transglutaminase-like cysteine peptidase — MINFKRIMLIVSAAVTVYVAAAVSSEMFYVPEDVRSTFKSRYGDQADKRLAGLLSLMNEIASADEETKIIEVNKFFNQVEYRSDALVWGKSDYWASRLEFIGKGMGDCEDYAVAKFLTLIQLGVPQEKLFLTYVKAIGYAEVAHMVVSYYPQKGAVPLVLDNYNKQILPATKRNDLVPVYSFTANDLYIQKQQGLGKRVNPSSSKNLQKLKEIDLEIYKR; from the coding sequence ATGATAAACTTTAAACGAATAATGCTTATAGTATCCGCAGCAGTGACAGTTTATGTCGCTGCTGCGGTTTCATCTGAGATGTTTTATGTTCCGGAGGATGTCCGAAGCACCTTTAAAAGCCGTTATGGTGATCAGGCTGATAAAAGGCTTGCCGGGCTTCTCAGTCTTATGAATGAGATTGCGTCCGCCGACGAGGAAACAAAAATTATTGAGGTCAATAAGTTTTTCAATCAGGTTGAATACCGTTCTGACGCGCTGGTGTGGGGTAAGAGCGATTATTGGGCAAGCAGGCTGGAGTTTATAGGGAAGGGGATGGGTGACTGTGAGGATTATGCCGTGGCAAAGTTCCTTACTCTCATTCAACTTGGTGTTCCTCAGGAGAAACTTTTTCTCACGTACGTTAAAGCCATAGGTTATGCCGAGGTTGCTCACATGGTTGTATCATATTACCCGCAAAAAGGCGCTGTTCCGCTTGTTCTTGATAATTACAACAAGCAGATTCTGCCCGCAACTAAAAGAAACGATCTGGTTCCCGTTTACAGCTTCACTGCTAATGATCTCTACATACAGAAACAGCAGGGGCTCGGAAAAAGGGTTAATCCCTCCTCGTCCAAAAACCTGCAAAAGCTGAAAGAAATCGACCTTGAAATATATAAGAGGTAA
- the cybH gene encoding Ni/Fe-hydrogenase, b-type cytochrome subunit, protein MTPKLTAEMRHLCPAKGFIYVWQMPVRFSHWLNVICITILISTGLYIHFPFFTYDNSLTEPYVMGQMRFIHYVAGMVFTFSVLLRVAYVIVGNQYANWRTFYNPFNKKDRELIIQYLKYYTFLEKHPKHIITHNPMAQYAYLAIFLVFFFQILSGFYLWSLNDPNGTLHGMLSWFSLIGNVQYIRMMHYFVVFLIATFLVVHLYAAALVDFRTRAGDISSIFSGWKTDVSDD, encoded by the coding sequence ATGACTCCCAAACTCACCGCAGAAATGCGGCATCTGTGCCCGGCAAAAGGTTTCATCTACGTCTGGCAGATGCCTGTCAGGTTCAGTCACTGGCTTAATGTAATCTGTATAACGATCCTCATCAGCACAGGGCTTTACATCCATTTCCCATTCTTCACCTATGACAACTCACTTACCGAACCATACGTCATGGGACAGATGCGGTTTATCCATTATGTTGCCGGCATGGTGTTCACTTTCAGCGTCCTGCTCAGGGTGGCTTATGTAATAGTAGGCAATCAATACGCCAACTGGCGCACCTTCTACAATCCTTTTAACAAAAAGGACAGGGAACTTATAATCCAGTACCTGAAATACTATACCTTTCTGGAAAAACACCCGAAACACATAATAACCCACAACCCTATGGCACAGTATGCATATCTGGCGATTTTCCTTGTATTCTTCTTCCAGATACTCAGCGGTTTCTACCTCTGGTCTCTCAATGACCCGAACGGAACCCTCCACGGCATGCTTAGCTGGTTCAGCCTCATAGGCAACGTTCAGTACATCAGAATGATGCACTACTTTGTAGTGTTTCTTATAGCAACTTTCCTTGTGGTGCATCTGTATGCCGCCGCTCTTGTGGATTTCAGAACCCGTGCAGGGGATATAAGCTCTATCTTCTCCGGATGGAAAACAGACGTTTCAGACGACTAA
- a CDS encoding bifunctional diguanylate cyclase/phosphodiesterase, translating into MTLFRQLQIFVTVMLLAVLGIVLQINFSDTKEYVRNQLYTNAKNTANSLSLSMSPFMDDLSIMETMINAMFDGGYYEEITLIKQDGTVAYSKSENIAVEGVPQAFINMVRLEAPVAEAAVSGGWSIYGTLKVKVHLGHSYLRLWETFKQLCLWFVVLGGLASLVSYFILKLILASLNAIKAQAEAVGNNEFIINERVPKTPELRQVVLAINAMVQKVQGIYNREVETLQKYQELQYKDAQTGLYNRKYFIKQFSNFVSSNDERSKGEVILFSFEGLEKVHQMSGFQVVQQLYDFASATMKECTVNKLYSFVSCLNSNDFVITLPSSDVEESTLCTKIIYSKIKDFVDANKEFSGHTDFAAGIVSYNETDSISSVLTKADYALSAAKNAAEPHLDHFRDDGTKLILGKLEWKKMIESALSEQRFMLTSQPVVSEIGELHREIFINMIDLQGQIQRAGYFMPMVIKLSLANDVDQYVLRHATDFLDKNQGITLAVNVSNDFLKDRESFTWFRKFLSSVRHLNSRLVFEIPDEAIGKSFDICLDFSGLLKGTGFKFGIDRFVMNETSVKYLHLLKPDYIKVEQDYLLDIENNGDAGIALNAFLTITESLGIKLIATKIENEEQKAVLEARQIKYFQGRGIADISPLGDKK; encoded by the coding sequence ATGACTCTATTCCGACAGTTACAGATTTTTGTGACAGTAATGCTGCTGGCGGTTCTGGGTATTGTTCTGCAAATTAATTTCAGCGATACCAAGGAATACGTGCGCAATCAGTTATACACAAATGCAAAAAACACGGCTAACTCCCTTTCTCTCTCAATGAGCCCTTTTATGGATGATCTTTCCATAATGGAGACAATGATAAACGCCATGTTCGACGGCGGTTACTACGAGGAGATAACCCTGATAAAACAGGACGGAACCGTGGCTTATTCAAAGAGTGAGAACATAGCTGTGGAGGGTGTTCCGCAGGCTTTTATAAATATGGTCAGGCTTGAGGCTCCTGTGGCTGAGGCCGCAGTATCAGGCGGCTGGAGCATATACGGAACGCTTAAGGTCAAAGTGCATCTGGGGCATTCATACTTGCGCCTGTGGGAAACATTCAAACAGCTTTGCCTGTGGTTTGTTGTTCTGGGCGGTCTTGCCTCGCTCGTAAGTTATTTCATTCTTAAACTTATTCTCGCTTCTCTCAATGCCATAAAAGCTCAGGCAGAGGCAGTGGGGAACAATGAATTCATAATAAACGAGCGTGTGCCTAAAACCCCTGAGCTCAGGCAGGTTGTTCTTGCCATAAATGCAATGGTTCAGAAGGTGCAGGGTATTTACAACCGTGAGGTTGAAACACTCCAGAAATATCAGGAACTGCAATACAAAGATGCCCAGACAGGTCTTTATAACCGTAAATATTTCATAAAACAGTTCAGCAACTTCGTTTCATCCAATGATGAGCGTTCAAAAGGTGAGGTCATACTCTTCTCATTTGAAGGGCTTGAAAAAGTGCATCAGATGTCAGGATTTCAGGTTGTTCAGCAGCTTTACGACTTTGCCTCTGCCACAATGAAGGAGTGCACGGTAAACAAGCTTTACTCCTTTGTCTCCTGCCTCAATTCAAATGACTTCGTGATAACACTGCCTTCGTCCGATGTTGAGGAGAGTACTCTCTGCACTAAAATAATCTATTCCAAAATAAAAGATTTTGTTGATGCAAACAAAGAGTTCAGCGGGCATACGGACTTTGCCGCAGGCATAGTCAGCTACAACGAAACAGACAGTATAAGCAGTGTTCTCACTAAGGCCGACTATGCGCTTTCTGCCGCAAAAAATGCCGCAGAACCGCATCTGGATCATTTCCGGGATGACGGAACAAAGCTGATTCTCGGTAAACTGGAATGGAAGAAGATGATAGAATCCGCCCTCAGCGAACAGAGGTTTATGCTCACATCACAGCCTGTTGTCTCTGAAATAGGGGAGCTCCACAGGGAGATATTCATCAATATGATCGACCTTCAGGGGCAGATACAGAGGGCAGGGTATTTTATGCCTATGGTTATCAAGCTCTCTCTTGCCAATGATGTGGATCAGTACGTGCTGAGGCACGCCACCGATTTTCTTGATAAAAATCAGGGAATTACCCTCGCTGTCAATGTTTCCAACGACTTCCTCAAGGACAGGGAATCCTTCACGTGGTTCAGAAAGTTCCTTTCCTCCGTCAGACACCTTAACAGCAGACTTGTGTTTGAAATACCGGATGAGGCGATAGGCAAAAGCTTTGACATATGCCTTGATTTCTCCGGTCTGCTGAAAGGTACAGGGTTCAAATTCGGCATAGACAGGTTCGTTATGAATGAAACCTCAGTCAAATATCTTCATCTGCTTAAACCGGACTATATCAAGGTTGAGCAGGACTATCTGCTTGATATTGAAAATAACGGTGATGCGGGTATCGCGCTCAATGCTTTCCTCACGATTACCGAAAGTCTGGGTATAAAACTCATTGCAACCAAAATAGAAAACGAGGAACAGAAAGCAGTGCTTGAAGCAAGACAGATAAAATACTTTCAAGGAAGGGGAATTGCGGATATTTCCCCATTGGGCGATAAGAAATGA
- a CDS encoding NAD-dependent malic enzyme → MLFEYSNKTIKSIRVKISDKPGYLGRLTSLVGSMDGMFGEIKSVHIGKGYKIRDLDVYTDGEEQLKAILKEVEKLEGIEIIAVKDIVEEYHQGGKVKVVPTVSVETIDDLKIVYTPGVASICKQIAADKSLADRFTTIPNNVAIVTNGTAILGLGDIGAVAGMPVMEGKALLFSRLADINGVPILIESHDSEVIIETVKNIAPTFGAIKLEDIKAPECFEIEERLQNMLNIPVMHDDQHGTAVVVLAALLNIAKYTFLNLHQSSVGFIGLGAAGTGIFKLLKAYGVTKLIGTDLNAQAKELFRELGGTPTDLAGVMKNSKIVIATTGCPDLIKPEMIQPGQVVLALSNPNPEIDPELAVKSGAIFAADGKSVNNALAFPGLFKGALSSKAKTINDRMKIAAAKTIASFALDGDLVPNILDRKVHDAVALAVEQEAFKSGAAVNPE, encoded by the coding sequence ATGCTTTTTGAATATTCGAACAAAACCATAAAATCGATCAGAGTGAAAATAAGCGATAAACCCGGCTATCTCGGCAGACTGACCTCCCTTGTGGGCAGTATGGACGGTATGTTCGGCGAGATAAAGTCTGTCCACATAGGTAAAGGCTACAAAATACGCGATCTGGATGTCTATACCGACGGTGAGGAGCAGCTTAAGGCAATCCTCAAAGAGGTGGAAAAACTTGAAGGCATAGAGATAATAGCAGTTAAGGATATAGTTGAAGAATACCATCAGGGGGGCAAGGTGAAGGTTGTGCCCACTGTTTCTGTGGAGACCATCGACGACCTTAAAATAGTCTATACACCGGGCGTTGCATCCATATGCAAACAGATAGCCGCCGATAAGTCGCTGGCTGACAGGTTCACAACCATCCCCAATAATGTGGCCATTGTCACCAACGGAACGGCTATCCTCGGTCTCGGCGATATTGGCGCTGTTGCGGGAATGCCTGTTATGGAAGGCAAGGCGCTTCTTTTCAGCCGTCTTGCGGATATAAACGGAGTGCCGATTCTTATCGAATCTCATGATTCGGAAGTTATTATAGAAACAGTAAAAAACATTGCGCCCACTTTCGGGGCGATCAAACTTGAGGATATAAAGGCGCCGGAGTGCTTCGAAATCGAGGAAAGGCTCCAGAATATGCTTAATATTCCTGTTATGCATGACGACCAGCACGGAACGGCGGTTGTTGTTCTGGCGGCTCTTCTGAATATTGCCAAGTACACCTTCCTTAACCTTCATCAGTCCAGTGTCGGCTTCATAGGCCTCGGCGCGGCCGGAACTGGTATCTTCAAGCTGCTTAAGGCTTACGGGGTGACCAAGCTTATAGGAACGGATCTCAATGCACAGGCAAAAGAACTGTTCAGGGAGCTTGGCGGCACGCCTACGGATCTTGCGGGGGTAATGAAAAACTCTAAAATCGTAATAGCTACCACCGGCTGCCCTGATCTCATTAAGCCTGAGATGATACAGCCAGGACAGGTGGTTCTGGCGCTTTCTAACCCTAATCCTGAGATAGACCCGGAGCTTGCTGTTAAATCCGGCGCGATATTCGCTGCCGACGGAAAGTCGGTTAATAATGCGCTGGCATTTCCCGGCCTGTTCAAAGGGGCGCTCTCATCCAAAGCAAAAACCATCAATGACCGGATGAAGATTGCCGCTGCAAAGACCATTGCCTCTTTTGCTCTGGACGGTGACCTTGTGCCCAACATTCTGGACAGAAAAGTGCATGATGCCGTGGCTCTTGCCGTTGAGCAGGAAGCATTCAAATCCGGAGCCGCAGTAAACCCGGAGTAG
- a CDS encoding HD domain-containing protein — protein MSIADYLLSVKKLNNIGRWASDFMHRRASVAEHSFSVAQIAQLLGIMEENAGNRIDWGRLYKKALNHDVSEAFTGDILSHVKHRTEKMKHMVEEIEVLIAEDMLLSSFSEPYRGVFRDILFDGKDSSIEGRILKYADNIDAVLECLYEKNLGNKSPFEEKYYEILRKLEGSDLISVKIFLRDILPDLEKRA, from the coding sequence ATGAGCATAGCAGATTATCTTTTATCAGTCAAAAAACTGAACAATATAGGCCGCTGGGCCAGTGACTTCATGCACAGACGGGCTTCCGTGGCGGAGCATTCCTTCTCTGTGGCGCAGATAGCGCAGCTTCTCGGTATCATGGAGGAGAACGCCGGAAACAGGATAGACTGGGGCAGACTTTACAAAAAAGCCCTTAACCACGACGTTTCCGAAGCTTTTACAGGGGATATTCTCAGCCATGTGAAACACAGAACAGAAAAGATGAAGCACATGGTGGAGGAGATAGAGGTTCTCATCGCTGAGGACATGCTTCTGAGCTCTTTCAGTGAGCCGTACAGAGGTGTTTTCAGGGATATACTCTTTGACGGTAAGGACTCCTCAATCGAAGGCAGAATCCTGAAATACGCAGATAATATAGACGCTGTTCTTGAATGCCTTTATGAAAAAAACCTCGGCAACAAATCACCGTTTGAGGAAAAATACTATGAAATACTCCGCAAACTTGAAGGCTCTGACCTTATAAGCGTTAAGATTTTTCTGAGGGATATTCTGCCTGATCTTGAAAAACGCGCATAA